The window AACTCCTCAAAGTACAAGGATAATCTGAATCATCTTAAACcagcaataaaaaagtaaaatataaacttttatttaGAATTAAAGCAAATACTTCAGTATCACAAACACAATATTAAACTTCAAGAAATACACGGCTAATTTGGAGTGAGCGTTTATTTGCACAATTACAACATGCGGACAAACCAGCAGGTGAGCAGGCTGACGCTGGTCAGCGCAGTTGATCACACCACCCGCACCAGGCACGGCGCAAAGCACACACGCAAGGGACTGCAACTGAGGCCCCTGAGTGGCCCCAGGGTCGTCACACTACTCCTCCTCACCCGAGGACTCTCTCTCAAACGTGTAGGCCATGAAGCAAGCGTCGGGTCTCTTGGGGACAAGGGGATGCCCCGGTCTCACAATCTCAAAGCCCAAAAAGCTGAAGGTACGGAGCAAGGCGGctgcagaagagacacagaagagaTACAATTAAGTCAGAACTCCTGTCCACACTCAGGGCCCAGGGTCTGGAGACCAAGGCCTGAGTCCTGGACTCCATGGGCTCCACCTCCTTGCCTGGCCTCCCCGCTCCTCTCACCCCCTGGTAGTCAACCTACCTCGATCATCGCGGTTCTTGTGGAAGCAAATGAAGACGTGGTCAACATGGAGCTGCTCTTCAGCAAACTCAAGAAGAACTGCGAAGCTAAAGTTCCAGCATCAGGAGCTGCCCGCCCGCACCCCTACCGGGGCCCCAGCCTGATTCTTCCACTCCTGTCTGAACACCAATCTCTCCCAGGTCTAATCCAGGGTCACCTCCAGCACTGCTTACACTGGAGCCACATCACTCAAGGGGACATTCCTAGACACCATGGGGTGGCCCTGGCCCCATCTACCTGAGGCCAGCAGTAacaccccctcccctcacccctcggGTGCTAACAGCTGGTCCACTGGTTCCCAGAACATGAACCTCGCATGCAGGCTGAACATGAACCACCCGTCCGTCCCCTGGCTCAGGCCTCCCTCCTCCTCATGCAGGCTGAACATGAACCACCCACCTGTCCCCTGGCTCAGGCCTCCCTCCTCCTCGCACACAGGCTGGCCCTCACCTGTCTTTGCTCCCCTCGGGCAGAGCGCCGCCCGGGATCTCGACGTAGAGGCAGCTGTTGCTCAGCACCGCTCTCCAGTTAATATGTTTGGCCTCTGTGAGCCTGGACTGGACATTAAAAATCCTCGTCTTGTTATTAGACGTTAGTTCCTCTGTTACATTCAGCCGATTATCctgcaggggaaaaaaaccacATTCAACCATAAACACCAACCTTCACAGGTTGGGGATCTTTCCCTTGGCTACCCTGACAACCCAGAAAAGCACCGAAATGACCTTTCACACACCCCCACAACCCAGTGCTGATGTTGGCTACGGAGGCCtctgagcagcagcagctctgcccaAGACCACAGAGAGCTCCAGGCTAAGGTGCTATCATGAGCTGCCTGGGCAGTGCCTCGCACCTTTGTTCCTTCTATCTTGAGCTCAGAGCACTGGGTAAAACCAGAAAGAGAGCTCCCAGCACATAACAAGTGCACAAATGATTGCCGTCTGCTCAGAGGCAGGCGCTCTGGGTCTGACCACATTCCCCCCAGCTCAGGTCCCCAGGAGTCCAGAGGAAGGAGCATACTTACAGAGTAAAATAAATTAGCTGAAAGATTGTGATCCCTCTGACTATTCCCTCGCCCACCTGGGATCTTCAGGGGTGGGTGAGGGACATCAGGAGCACCACCGAGGCCCTGGACCCAGGTTACTACAGCAGTTGATGGAGACCCTGGAACTGGAGGAGACAGCAGGTGAGCAGCACTGGAAGGAGACCCCGCGGCCTTTGCCAACAGGGCCTGGGGTCCCAATACGGCCAAACTGAAGGTCAAGGCCTTCCAGAGCCCAAGTCCACCAGGGACCTTGTCTCCCTTTTCCAAGGGCAATGTTCACACTGAGCGCAAAAATCAACATCCGGCGGCGGGGCAGCTAAAACAATCACAGAAACAAGTGGCCACTCAAACCAGACGCCTCAGGTGATACGCTGCTTAAAGACCCACCTGTTCCCGGGGTCGGGGGGGGGCTTTTGCCCTTTAACCATCTCACGACTGGCACGAAGTGCCGCCCCACCCAATCCTGCGTCAAGTTCTACTTCCCATTTCTAAGCCCAGCGCTCCAGCTTCCCCTTTCCCACTGTGCGGTCTGTAGCCGACCTGAAGCTCCAGCAAGCTTTTCTTAGGGATCTGACCTGTCCGTCCGCAGAAGCTGTCCCTGCGGCGATCTCTTCACTTGCCTGGAGACGTGGAGCCCGATCAGTGCCCCCGCCGGTGCTGCGAGGCCCGGCCCGCGGAGACGCCCTCCCGCGCGCTCCCCGCGGCCTCCGGTTGCGTCATCTCGGCAAAGGGCCCTCGGCCCCGGGGGAGATTTTCACAATCGCGCAGCCGGCAATGCCAGCAGCCATTTGCTGAGCAGCGTAAACAAGCCCCAAAGTCGCCTCCATTTTCCTCGGTTCCCATCCGGGGTCCCCTTCATCAAAGAGCTCGCGCTCCGCGCCGAGCGCGGCCCCCCTGAACCCCCGTCCCTAGCCACAACCACTCCTGGCACAGCAGTCCTCCGGGGGAAGGGCGATCCGGCATTCACCCTGATAAGGGCCCCGGGCGCCGTCTACGTGGCGCTATCCGACTCCGCGCGTCCTCGGGGCTATAAAGAGATCGCCAGGGCGGCCGCCGTCCCGTGAGAAAGGCTACTCCGCTGGGCTTGTCCGCCCGCAAACTCCACATTCCCCGGATCCGTGGGCCTGACCTCGCCCCTCAAGTCTAGCCGCCCCGCAAACCCGACCCTCGCGCCTCTAAAACGGGCCGTTAACTCTGGTGTCCCCCAAACCCAACCAGGGACCCTGGAAGCTTCCCCCAATCCAAACGGAAACCGCCGTGTTTGCCCCCGCCCCACACCTCAATTCGACCAGGTACCCTGGAAGCCCCTCAATCCAATCAGAGGCCCCTCCGCCCGCTTCGGgtccgccccgcccccaccccgcccccagtaCGATTGTGGCCTCGACAAAGGGGCGGACCTCGCGCTCCCCGGACTTCCGCGGCGCCCCGAGGCCTGCCCCCTGCGGGCCTGCGCGGCGCCGCTTCTGGAAGCttcgggcgggggcggggcgcttACCTCTCGCTGCTGCGGCCTCCGCGGCTGTGCAGGCTAAGGAGCGGCATGGTGCGGGTGGCGTGGACGGTGGCGCTGGGTttatccccttccttctctctggcgAAGCAGTGGCTGTTGAGGATCCGCTGCAGGGAGGATTTCACCATCCGGCCGCTGGGGTCCGAAACCAGCAAAACCTCCGCTGCGCTTCtccgcgccgccgccgctgctcGCCGTTCGCAAAATGGCGCCGCCGTCGCCGCCCACCTTTATAGACAACGCGCTCAGGCCACGCCCCCACGCCGCGGGAACGCGGCCGCACGAGGGTGCGGAGCCACCGGGAAACCCAGGTGTGCCCGCCCCTCTCGGCGTCTGATTGGCAAGCGGCGAGGTACACGAGTTGGGGCGGCgccttggattggaagaatgcTTCGGGTCCCGCCCCGTTCCGTTGCCAAGCTCTGCGGACGCGCGGAGGAGGCGGGGCCGCCGTGGCGCCTGGAACGCGCGGGGCGCGCACctcgccccgccccccccacagCCGGGCCTAGAGACCACGGCCCACCTCTGCGCTGGCttttggggtggaggtgggggtggggtcggaATCTTACGGGGGCCACGTCTCCACAGTGGTCCACGTCGCCCTAGTCAGGGTCCCTTCTCCTGGAGCCGGCTCTGGGCGACAAAGGCCACGGATATTTGGAGGAGACGTCCTAGCGCCCCGTCCCCTTAtaggaaagaataatttttagtaaCCTGATATTTATCGATCTTAA is drawn from Bos mutus isolate GX-2022 chromosome 7, NWIPB_WYAK_1.1, whole genome shotgun sequence and contains these coding sequences:
- the OAZ1 gene encoding LOW QUALITY PROTEIN: ornithine decarboxylase antizyme 1 (The sequence of the model RefSeq protein was modified relative to this genomic sequence to represent the inferred CDS: deleted 1 base in 1 codon), whose protein sequence is MVKSSLQRILNSHCFAREKEGDKPSATVHATRTMPLLSLHSRGGRSSESSRVSINCCSNLGPGPRWCSDVPHPPLKIPGGRGNSQRDHNLSANLFYSDNRLNVTEELTSNNKTRIFNVQSRLTEAKHINWRAVLSNSCLYVEIPGGALPEGSKDSFAVLLEFAEEQLHVDHVFICFHKNRDDRAALLRTFSFLGFEIVRPGHPLVPKRPDACFMAYTFERESSGEEE